A portion of the Malania oleifera isolate guangnan ecotype guangnan chromosome 3, ASM2987363v1, whole genome shotgun sequence genome contains these proteins:
- the LOC131150971 gene encoding B-box zinc finger protein 24-like, whose protein sequence is MKIQCDVCERAPATVICCADEAALCAKCDIEVHAANKLASKHQRLLLQSLSSKLPPCDICQENAAFIFCVEDRALLCKDCDEPIHAANSLSANHQRFLATGVQVALSSNCNRATDKNCPDPPNQNIRQIAMKTPVQQASGFTSPSWVIDDLLQISDFETYEKKEQLEFGELEWFAGMDIFGEQVPQETLAAAEVPQLPIPQSTSYRPTKSYMPHKKPRIEIPDDDDDHFTVPDLG, encoded by the exons ATGAAAATTCAGTGCGATGTGTGCGAGAGAGCGCCGGCAACCGTGATTTGTTGCGCCGACGAGGCGGCTCTGTGCGCGAAATGCGATATTGAAGTTCATGCGGCGAACAAGCTCGCTAGCAAGCACCAGAGGCTTCTTCTTCAGTCCCTCTCCAGCAAGCTCCCTCCGTGTGACATTTGCCAA GAGAATGCTGCTTTCATTTTTTGTGTTGAAGACAGAGCCCTTTTATGCAAGGATTGTGATGAACCAATACATGCAGCCAATAGCCTTTCTGCAAACCACCAACGATTTTTAGCAACAGGGGTTCAAGTGGCCTTGAGCTCAAATTGTAACAGGGCCACTGACAAGAACTGCCCAGATCCACCCAATCAGAACATCCGACAGATTGCCATGAAAACTCCTGTACAGCAAGCCTCTGGCTTCACATCTCCTTCTTGGGTCATTGATGACTTGTTACAGATTTCTGATTTCGAAACTTATGAGAAG AAAGAACAGCTTGAGTTTGGAGAGCTTGAATGGTTCGCCGGGATGGACATCTTTGGTGAGCAGGTTCCTCAGGAGACATTAGCAGCAGCTGAGGTCCCTCAACTTCCAATTCCACAGTCCACCTCATACAGACCAACCAAATCCTACATGCCCCACAAGAAACCCAGGATCGAAATCccagatgatgatgatgatcactTCACTGTCCCTGATCTTGGCTGA
- the LOC131150972 gene encoding probable leucine-rich repeat receptor-like protein kinase At1g35710 — MAKLMCSMISFCFYCTILTICLTFIQRIVHSKTLGSDAEALHSLLSSLDPNSISSSSFLNSWNFQADPCESSGDQFLGILCTIPEDNSSSRVTAINLDRAGYDGFLSPEIGNLTELIILNLNKNMFRGPIPDTISNLQKLTTLTLSENFFTGTIPTGVGNLRRLEIVDLSQNKLSGSIPASISGLRSLTHLILSNNGFSGTIPDLTGLWQLTSLDISSNQLYGGMPKLPKSLQTVSLSHNILSGRISSIGNLEQLLSLDLSDNRFSGSIEKEILTLPEVISVNVSLNRFTLLEVGKFTGSQTQLQVIDAQRNSLQGHLPVDLVTAENLTSINLGNNQFSGRIPREYGEKLGESWRILFLDHNFLVGSLPPQFSSTGAMTVSGSLANNCLKCPSNVPLCHGGQRPASECVGQDSRR, encoded by the coding sequence ATGGCTAAACTGATGTGTTCCATGATCTCTTTCTGTTTCTATTGCACCattctgaccatctgtctgaccTTTATCCAAAGGATTGTTCATTCAAAAACCCTAGGGTCGGATGCTGAAGCTCTCCATTCTCTGCTGAGTTCTCTCGATCCCAATTCCATTTCCAGCTCTTCTTTCCTCAATAGCTGGAACTTTCAGGCAGACCCGTGTGAGAGTTCGGGAGACCAATTCCTTGGAATCTTATGCACCATCCCTGAGGACAACTCTAGCAGCAGGGTAACAGCCATTAATCTGGATAGAGCTGGGTATGATGGGTTCCTGTCACCAGAAATTGGGAACTTAACAGAGCTCATCATCCTTAATCTAAACAAGAACATGTTCCGAGGTCCAATTCCTGATACAATTTCCAATCTACAAAAGCTCACCACACTTACCCTGTCAGAAAATTTCTTCACTGGAACCATCCCTACCGGAGTTGGTAACCTTAGGAGGCTTGAAATTGTCGACCTGTCACAGAACAAGCTCTCTGGCTCCATTCCTGCCTCCATATCTGGGCTTCGGAGCCTAACACATTTAATATTGTCAAACAATGGGTTCTCAGGAACAATCCCCGACCTCACAGGACTCTGGCAACTAACCTCTTTAGATATTAGCAGTAACCAGCTCTATGGAGGTATGCCAAAGCTTCCCAAAAGCTTACAGACAGTATCACTCAGCCACAATATCCTTTCAGGCCGTATTTCTTCAATAGGGAACCTTGAACAGCTCTTATCATTAGATTTGAGTGATAACAGGTTTTCAGGTTCCATAGAAAAGGAAATTCTCACATTGCCCGAAGTGATTAGCGTAAACGTTTCACTGAACCGTTTTACATTATTAGAGGTGGGAAAATTTACCGGCAGCCAAACACAGCTTCAAGTGATTGATGCACAAAGAAATTCCCTGCAAGGACATTTGCCCGTGGATCTGGTCACTGCAGAGAACTTGACATCTATCAACTTGGGGAATAACCAGTTCTCGGGTCGAATTCCAAGGGAGTACGGTGAGAAGCTGGGGGAATCCTGGAGAATCTTGTTCTTGGATCACAATTTCCTTGTGGGGAGTCTTCCCCCTCAGTTCAGCAGCACTGGAGCAATGACGGTCAGTGGCAGCCTTGCAAACAACTGCCTTAAGTGCCCATCAAATGTCCCGTTGTGTCACGGAGGGCAAAGACCAGCTTCAGAATGTGTGGGGCAAGATAGTAGGAGATGA